The Flavobacterium faecale genome has a segment encoding these proteins:
- a CDS encoding alkaline phosphatase D family protein, translated as METPKNSRRQFLQNTFWAAGALIIAPNFISCTDNNEKKGSSIIATDYTPINFDQGVASFDPTKSKVIIWTRYNSANKSILWEVSKKSTFETILRSGTITTSASRDNTIAIELTDLEANQKLYYRFSNKDDKAISVIGETITFPENASTVKLAVCSCSNYQAGLFNVYNAMAKSEADVIIHLGDYFYEYGAGGYGANAANASLNRAHQPAHEIITLDDYRTRYKQYRSDKDLQLAHQKKPFICVWDDHEVANDSYKDGAQNHTPDEGSYETRKQNALQAYSEFLPFSRLEPNNQTLIYRNFNLGNLVNLTMLDTRIIGRDKQLEIGNYITATGFDGAKYQKDITNPDRALLGTTQRNWLTQIVNANTAKWQVLGQQVLMARMYVPAEMLTAFGSPNFNKTLAELVTLKVRYKQNDPTLTAQEKARVTTVLPYNLDAWDGYPIDREAMYTAFGNKKIITLAGDTHNAWSSKLTKQDKTEIGIELATSGISSPGFEEYLGNPSKETLTAFEGALTTLIDDLNYFDASRKGYILTTFTSSTVKAEWIFVDTLLSSTYTTTIGHTVVYS; from the coding sequence ATGGAAACACCAAAAAATAGCAGAAGACAATTTCTCCAAAATACCTTTTGGGCAGCAGGAGCGCTTATTATTGCACCCAATTTTATAAGTTGCACAGACAACAATGAGAAGAAAGGAAGCTCAATTATAGCTACAGATTACACCCCTATAAATTTTGATCAAGGCGTAGCAAGTTTTGACCCTACAAAATCAAAAGTGATCATTTGGACGCGTTACAATAGCGCAAATAAATCAATCCTTTGGGAAGTATCCAAAAAAAGTACATTTGAAACCATTTTAAGAAGTGGGACCATAACTACCTCAGCAAGCAGAGACAATACTATTGCTATCGAATTAACAGATTTGGAAGCCAATCAAAAATTGTACTATCGTTTTAGTAACAAAGATGACAAAGCAATCTCGGTGATTGGTGAAACCATTACTTTTCCAGAAAACGCATCAACAGTAAAACTAGCCGTTTGCTCCTGCTCCAATTATCAAGCAGGACTGTTCAATGTTTACAACGCCATGGCAAAGTCAGAGGCCGATGTGATTATTCATCTTGGTGACTATTTTTATGAATATGGTGCTGGTGGTTATGGGGCAAATGCTGCAAATGCGTCTCTAAACCGAGCACATCAACCTGCGCATGAAATTATCACACTTGATGATTACAGAACAAGATACAAACAATATAGATCTGATAAAGACCTTCAGTTGGCACATCAAAAAAAGCCTTTTATTTGCGTTTGGGACGATCACGAAGTAGCCAACGACTCCTATAAAGATGGTGCTCAAAACCACACACCCGATGAAGGATCATATGAAACTAGAAAACAAAATGCTCTGCAAGCGTATAGTGAATTTCTACCTTTCTCTAGATTAGAACCAAATAACCAAACGCTAATCTACAGAAACTTCAACTTAGGAAACCTTGTGAACCTGACAATGCTAGACACCCGCATTATTGGTAGAGACAAACAATTGGAAATTGGTAATTACATCACAGCAACTGGTTTTGATGGCGCTAAGTACCAAAAAGACATCACTAATCCAGATCGAGCATTGCTTGGGACTACACAGCGCAATTGGCTTACTCAAATTGTAAATGCAAACACAGCCAAGTGGCAAGTATTGGGGCAGCAGGTTTTGATGGCTAGAATGTATGTTCCTGCCGAAATGCTTACTGCTTTTGGTTCTCCAAATTTCAATAAAACCTTAGCTGAACTGGTAACATTAAAGGTTCGATATAAGCAAAACGACCCTACTTTGACGGCACAAGAAAAAGCGAGAGTCACCACTGTCCTACCTTATAATCTAGATGCTTGGGATGGCTATCCTATAGATCGCGAAGCAATGTACACTGCCTTTGGTAACAAAAAAATTATTACACTCGCAGGTGACACACACAATGCATGGAGTAGCAAACTGACCAAACAAGATAAAACTGAAATCGGAATCGAATTGGCTACATCAGGCATTAGCTCTCCTGGATTTGAAGAATACTTGGGTAATCCGTCCAAAGAGACTTTAACTGCTTTTGAAGGTGCTTTGACTACCTTGATTGATGACCTGAACTATTTTGATGCTTCGAGAAAAGGTTATATTCTAACTACCTTTACTAGCAGCACAGTCAAAGCAGAATGGATTTTTGTTGATACACTTTTGTCAAGTACCTACACTACAACAATAGGCCATACGGTAGTGTATTCATAA
- a CDS encoding DedA family protein has product MSSFDWKNLIDPLFYIHFEVSGIKVGLFIVLFIIFAETGLFAGFFLPGDSLLFLAGIYNRELIENILLIESDFLNVFLLSTFVAIAGILGNIIGYWFGSKSGYYLYNKEDSFWFKKKYLIQSKDFFEKHGGRAIIFARFLPIFRTFAPIVAGIVSMEKKKFMYFNVVSSFLWSFALIFAGHYLYGFLLDNYQIDLKNHIEMIIIGLVVVTLSPVLIKFAKKSPTVE; this is encoded by the coding sequence ATGAGTAGCTTTGATTGGAAAAATTTAATTGACCCACTTTTTTACATACATTTTGAAGTTAGTGGGATAAAAGTAGGCTTGTTTATTGTGCTCTTTATCATTTTTGCTGAGACTGGATTGTTTGCTGGTTTCTTTCTGCCGGGTGATAGTTTGCTTTTTTTGGCTGGAATCTATAATCGAGAATTGATTGAGAATATCTTACTAATTGAGAGCGATTTTTTGAATGTTTTTTTATTGTCAACTTTCGTAGCCATTGCCGGAATTTTGGGTAATATAATTGGATATTGGTTTGGATCCAAAAGCGGTTACTACTTATATAACAAAGAAGATAGTTTTTGGTTCAAAAAGAAATACTTGATTCAGTCTAAAGATTTCTTTGAGAAACATGGTGGTAGAGCGATTATTTTTGCTCGATTTTTACCAATTTTCAGAACTTTTGCACCTATCGTAGCAGGAATTGTTTCGATGGAAAAAAAGAAATTTATGTATTTTAATGTCGTAAGTTCTTTTTTATGGTCGTTTGCTTTGATTTTTGCAGGGCATTATTTGTATGGTTTCTTGCTTGATAACTATCAAATTGATTTAAAAAATCACATCGAAATGATTATTATAGGATTGGTTGTGGTAACATTATCTCCAGTTTTGATCAAGTTTGCCAAAAAATCACCAACAGTAGAATAA
- a CDS encoding co-chaperone GroES — translation MALNIKPLSDRVLIEPVAAETKTASGIFIPDTAKEKPQKGTVVAVGNGTKDHTMTVKIGDTVLYGKYAGTELKLEGTDYLIMREDDILAII, via the coding sequence ATGGCATTAAACATTAAACCACTTTCAGACAGAGTTCTTATTGAGCCAGTAGCAGCTGAAACAAAAACTGCGTCAGGAATTTTTATTCCAGATACTGCCAAAGAAAAACCACAAAAAGGAACTGTTGTTGCTGTTGGAAATGGTACAAAAGACCACACAATGACTGTAAAAATTGGTGATACTGTACTTTACGGAAAATATGCAGGTACCGAACTTAAACTTGAAGGTACTGACTATTTGATCATGAGAGAAGATGATATTCTTGCGATAATCTAA
- a CDS encoding transglutaminase family protein yields the protein MKYKLVHKTTYTYVNAVHNYQCILCLHPVNSASQICEDYKLTIEPKPQNLYPRKDYFGNTKYYFSILNPHKVLQVISTSIVEVLPSELLFVSALTCDEVLQLFRTKLNFKNELLQYQLPSPFIFWDDDIKAFAETCFVSKEPFYEAVTKLSAKIFTDFEFKSGATNLNTPLKTVLKERKGVCQDFTHLMIASLRSLGFAARYVSGYLETLPPKGKVKLQGSDASHAWVSVYVPDMGWCEFDPTNNIIPGERHIVTAYGRDYADISPLKGIIFSSGQHKVKVEVDVIPIA from the coding sequence ATGAAGTATAAATTAGTACATAAAACAACCTATACCTATGTAAATGCAGTGCACAATTACCAGTGTATCTTATGTTTGCATCCGGTGAATTCAGCTTCGCAAATATGTGAAGATTATAAACTAACGATTGAGCCCAAACCCCAAAATTTATATCCTAGAAAGGACTATTTTGGGAATACCAAATATTATTTTTCGATTCTTAATCCGCATAAGGTTTTGCAAGTTATATCCACAAGTATCGTAGAAGTGCTTCCTTCCGAATTATTGTTTGTAAGTGCGCTTACTTGTGATGAAGTGCTGCAATTATTTCGAACAAAATTAAATTTTAAAAACGAATTGTTGCAATACCAACTACCGAGTCCATTTATTTTTTGGGATGATGATATTAAAGCATTTGCCGAAACTTGTTTTGTATCCAAAGAGCCGTTCTATGAAGCTGTAACCAAATTGTCAGCAAAAATTTTCACTGATTTCGAATTCAAATCAGGAGCTACCAATTTGAATACGCCTTTGAAAACGGTCTTGAAAGAACGCAAGGGAGTATGCCAAGATTTTACCCATTTGATGATTGCTAGTTTGAGGAGTTTAGGCTTTGCTGCGCGCTATGTAAGTGGTTATTTGGAAACCTTACCTCCTAAGGGTAAAGTAAAATTACAAGGTTCAGACGCCTCACATGCATGGGTGTCTGTATATGTGCCTGATATGGGCTGGTGCGAGTTTGATCCTACCAACAATATTATTCCTGGAGAACGCCATATTGTTACGGCTTATGGTCGTGATTATGCTGATATTTCACCATTGAAAGGAATCATATTTAGTTCTGGTCAACACAAAGTCAAAGTTGAGGTTGATGTGATACCAATAGCCTAA
- a CDS encoding family 16 glycosylhydrolase has product MKATLLSFIALSSLILSCTNKEESTLLESASIFDDNLISQNLTNKSILSTNCPKPADANLFIAITNNNSKALNRSQNGMGTWVLIPELSNEFNYSSKTDPAFTTDWKDSYINSWTGPAPTKWVASGSSLGTAPTGEKCIILQATKVGNTLECGMVTSKAKATFPLYQEARVRISDSHLANAVWMLSTDSREEIDNLESYGDKLGSKPYFGDKLHLSHHTFKDIAGIRKDYQPQLETWMIRKTGTGCNATDDVKWNTDFHIFGVKWVDATNLEYYVDGVKVRTVTGTDIDPNGYTDCSGMKKALHMIISQAAQTWRFADVNEFYNQNITNGARTKMYIDWIRVYRPNQNLGTSTCN; this is encoded by the coding sequence ATGAAGGCAACATTATTATCTTTTATCGCTTTATCCAGCTTAATACTAAGCTGTACTAATAAGGAAGAAAGCACATTATTGGAATCAGCGTCAATATTTGACGACAATTTAATTTCTCAAAACCTTACCAACAAATCCATTCTTTCTACAAATTGTCCTAAACCTGCAGACGCTAATTTATTTATCGCAATTACCAACAACAACTCCAAAGCGTTAAATCGTTCCCAAAACGGCATGGGCACTTGGGTTTTAATACCTGAGCTCTCGAACGAATTTAATTATTCAAGCAAAACTGATCCTGCGTTTACAACAGACTGGAAAGACTCTTACATTAATAGTTGGACAGGACCAGCACCAACAAAATGGGTCGCTAGTGGGTCTTCACTTGGAACAGCACCAACTGGAGAAAAATGTATAATTCTTCAAGCAACAAAGGTGGGGAATACCTTAGAATGCGGAATGGTTACATCTAAAGCTAAAGCAACATTCCCACTTTACCAAGAGGCCAGAGTAAGAATAAGTGATTCTCACTTAGCCAATGCCGTGTGGATGTTAAGTACTGATTCTAGAGAAGAAATTGACAACCTTGAATCTTATGGAGATAAATTAGGGTCAAAACCATATTTTGGAGATAAATTACATTTAAGCCATCATACTTTTAAAGATATTGCAGGTATTAGAAAAGATTATCAACCCCAATTAGAGACCTGGATGATAAGAAAAACAGGGACGGGTTGCAATGCTACTGATGATGTAAAATGGAATACCGATTTCCATATTTTTGGGGTAAAATGGGTTGATGCTACTAATCTAGAATATTATGTAGATGGAGTAAAAGTAAGAACCGTAACAGGCACCGATATTGACCCGAACGGCTACACAGATTGTTCAGGAATGAAAAAAGCTTTGCATATGATTATTAGTCAAGCAGCACAAACATGGCGATTTGCTGACGTGAATGAGTTTTACAACCAGAACATTACCAATGGCGCAAGAACTAAGATGTACATAGACTGGATTCGTGTTTACAGACCAAATCAAAATTTAGGCACCTCTACTTGTAATTAA
- the groL gene encoding chaperonin GroEL (60 kDa chaperone family; promotes refolding of misfolded polypeptides especially under stressful conditions; forms two stacked rings of heptamers to form a barrel-shaped 14mer; ends can be capped by GroES; misfolded proteins enter the barrel where they are refolded when GroES binds), whose amino-acid sequence MAKDIKFDIEARDGLKRGVDALANAVKVTLGPKGRNVIIGKSFGGPTVTKDGVSVAKEIELKDPLENMGAQMVKEVASKTNDLAGDGTTTATVLAQAIVKEGLKNVAAGANPMDLKRGIDKAVEAIVGDLAKQAKVVGSDSDKIKQIASISANNDEVIGELIATAFAKVGKEGVITVEEAKGTETYVDVVEGMQFDRGYLSPYFVTNSEKMEVELENPYILLYDKKVSSLKELLPVLEPVAQSGKPLLIIAEDVDGEALSTLVVNKLRGALKIAAVKAPGFGDRRKAMLEDIAILTGGTVISEERGYNLENTTLEMLGTAAKVTINKDNTTVVSGAGEADMIKNRVNQIKGQMEASTSDYDKEKLQERLAKLAGGVAVLYVGAASEVEMKEKKDRVDDALHATRAAVEEGIVAGGGVALLRAKNALKDITAENADEATGIQIISRAIEAPLRTIVENAGLEGSVVVAKVAEGSGDFGYNAKTNEYVDMLAAGIIDPKKVTRVALENAASVSGMILTTECALIDIKEEGPAHSHGGGGMPGMM is encoded by the coding sequence ATGGCAAAAGATATAAAATTTGATATTGAAGCACGTGACGGACTAAAACGTGGAGTTGATGCATTGGCAAATGCAGTAAAAGTAACTTTGGGACCAAAAGGTCGTAACGTAATTATTGGAAAATCATTTGGAGGTCCTACAGTGACTAAAGATGGTGTTTCGGTAGCTAAAGAAATCGAATTGAAAGACCCATTGGAAAATATGGGAGCTCAAATGGTAAAAGAAGTAGCATCAAAAACTAACGACTTAGCCGGAGATGGAACAACAACTGCAACCGTATTGGCGCAAGCAATCGTAAAAGAAGGTTTGAAAAACGTTGCTGCAGGTGCAAACCCAATGGACTTAAAAAGAGGAATTGACAAAGCTGTTGAAGCAATCGTAGGTGATTTGGCGAAACAAGCTAAAGTTGTTGGTTCTGATTCAGATAAAATCAAACAAATCGCTTCTATTTCTGCTAACAATGACGAAGTAATTGGTGAATTAATCGCTACTGCTTTCGCAAAAGTTGGAAAAGAAGGTGTAATTACTGTTGAAGAGGCTAAAGGAACAGAAACGTATGTGGATGTTGTAGAAGGAATGCAGTTTGACAGAGGATACCTTTCTCCTTACTTCGTAACTAATTCTGAAAAAATGGAAGTAGAACTTGAAAACCCATACATCCTTTTGTATGACAAAAAAGTTTCTTCTCTAAAAGAATTATTGCCAGTATTGGAGCCAGTTGCTCAATCAGGAAAACCATTATTGATCATTGCTGAAGATGTAGATGGTGAAGCACTTTCTACTTTGGTAGTGAACAAATTGCGTGGAGCCTTGAAAATCGCTGCTGTAAAAGCACCTGGTTTTGGAGACAGAAGAAAAGCAATGTTAGAAGATATCGCTATCTTAACTGGCGGAACTGTAATCTCTGAAGAAAGAGGATACAACCTTGAAAACACAACACTTGAAATGTTGGGTACTGCTGCAAAAGTAACTATCAACAAAGACAACACAACTGTTGTAAGTGGTGCTGGTGAAGCAGATATGATTAAAAACAGAGTAAACCAAATCAAAGGTCAAATGGAAGCTTCGACTTCTGACTATGACAAAGAAAAATTACAAGAGCGTTTGGCTAAATTAGCTGGTGGTGTTGCTGTTCTTTATGTAGGTGCTGCCTCTGAAGTTGAAATGAAAGAGAAAAAAGACCGTGTTGATGATGCATTACACGCAACTCGTGCCGCTGTAGAAGAAGGAATTGTTGCAGGTGGTGGTGTTGCTTTATTGAGAGCAAAAAATGCTTTAAAAGATATTACTGCTGAGAATGCTGATGAAGCTACAGGAATTCAAATTATCTCTCGTGCTATTGAAGCACCTTTGAGAACTATTGTTGAAAACGCTGGTCTTGAAGGATCTGTTGTTGTTGCAAAAGTAGCTGAAGGATCTGGAGATTTTGGATACAATGCAAAAACAAATGAATATGTTGACATGCTTGCAGCTGGAATCATTGATCCTAAGAAAGTAACTCGTGTAGCATTAGAAAATGCTGCCTCTGTTTCTGGAATGATCTTGACTACAGAATGTGCTTTAATCGATATTAAAGAAGAAGGTCCTGCTCACTCTCATGGTGGTGGAGGTATGCCTGGAATGATGTAA
- a CDS encoding circularly permuted type 2 ATP-grasp protein, with protein MSTAPSFLDSYKKTIKSYDEVIDKAGQVRPYWETLFKTLEEVGMEELTIRKKEIVDKLKENGVTYNVYDSENGLVRPWKLDPIPFVLHQSEWKTIEKGLIQRAKLLDLIYKDIYGEQLLIKNNIIPADLVFDNTGFLRPCFDISQKDFHQLTILACDIARGPDGKMWLLDNRVQSPSGTGYALENRIVMANIFPKLNKNIHRSKLAPFFNELQKTVGKFGSNSENPNVVFLSPGEGNETYFEHVYLSSYLGYTLVEGSDLLVREGYVWLKTIDQLERVDVIIKRVDDVWCDPLELNSNSLLGIPGLLQVMRLGNVTVINPPGLAVLENHGLMAFIQNASKFLLKEPLIMNSTATWWCGQTKELNYVLNNLPKLIIKKTNRNLGVKSIYGRKLNEKELAALKATIIKNPKEYVAQEEVSLSTTPSFVDGEIVPRLAVIRAFLVSDGKEYTVMQGGLTRGSVIEDKFQISNQFGGISKDTWIISDEVKEVQEVVELQDQVIEVKKASHVSRNIALTSRNAENLFWVGRLSERTMVLTGFLKIIFSRLNENVSARGKKQPEFLIVLLKALTHLTQSYPGFVGEDGEEDETVFEKPLAELLSLIKDVKKEGSVTYNVQSLLYSVNHISEKWNYDTKRIISLIEDSLTSLKAVDAKNINRTTHNLQKLYIRLMAFYGNTYETFPRENGFFLFESGKNIERFLSLISVIQTLFCFKRSEEVEQLLLESVLENHNLLAQYRSMYKSQINLVTVINMLFLEKKSPYTLAFILDTLSYNIAQLPKKSELNQLSVAEKNVLEASTIIKLIDPEELVQADESNYREALDETIKKVSTLISSVTSGLSSLYFNHSVMQISFLDTEKIDSDEV; from the coding sequence ATGAGCACAGCACCATCTTTTTTAGATTCCTACAAAAAAACAATAAAGTCCTATGATGAAGTTATTGACAAAGCCGGACAAGTAAGACCTTATTGGGAAACACTTTTCAAAACCTTGGAAGAGGTAGGGATGGAGGAGTTAACCATTCGAAAAAAAGAAATTGTAGATAAGTTAAAGGAAAATGGAGTTACCTATAATGTATACGATTCTGAAAATGGATTGGTACGTCCTTGGAAATTAGACCCTATTCCGTTTGTATTGCACCAATCTGAATGGAAAACAATTGAAAAAGGACTAATTCAGCGCGCAAAATTACTCGATTTAATTTACAAAGATATCTACGGAGAGCAGTTATTGATTAAAAATAATATCATTCCTGCCGACCTAGTATTTGATAACACGGGTTTTCTTAGGCCTTGTTTTGATATCAGTCAAAAAGATTTTCATCAACTTACTATTTTAGCTTGTGACATTGCACGTGGTCCCGACGGGAAAATGTGGTTGCTAGACAATAGGGTACAATCGCCATCGGGTACAGGATACGCTTTGGAGAATAGAATAGTGATGGCAAACATTTTTCCTAAGCTAAATAAAAATATCCACCGCAGTAAACTAGCACCCTTTTTTAATGAGTTGCAAAAAACAGTTGGTAAATTTGGTAGTAATTCTGAAAATCCAAACGTTGTGTTTTTATCTCCTGGAGAAGGGAATGAAACCTATTTTGAGCACGTTTATTTGTCGTCCTATTTGGGTTATACACTTGTAGAAGGTAGTGACTTGCTTGTGCGTGAAGGCTATGTGTGGTTGAAAACGATTGATCAATTGGAACGTGTTGATGTCATCATTAAACGAGTTGATGATGTGTGGTGTGATCCATTAGAACTTAATAGCAACTCGTTACTCGGAATTCCGGGATTGTTGCAGGTGATGCGTTTGGGTAATGTGACGGTTATTAATCCTCCAGGACTTGCTGTTCTAGAAAATCATGGTTTGATGGCTTTTATACAAAATGCCTCTAAATTTTTGTTGAAGGAACCATTGATTATGAACTCTACCGCTACTTGGTGGTGTGGACAAACGAAAGAACTAAATTATGTTTTGAATAATTTACCAAAATTAATTATCAAAAAAACAAACCGAAACCTAGGAGTAAAATCTATATATGGTCGAAAGTTAAACGAAAAAGAATTAGCAGCCCTTAAAGCGACCATCATCAAGAATCCAAAAGAATATGTGGCGCAAGAAGAGGTGAGCTTGTCTACAACACCTTCTTTTGTAGATGGCGAAATTGTACCTAGACTGGCTGTAATTAGAGCTTTTTTGGTCTCTGACGGAAAAGAATATACAGTCATGCAAGGTGGTTTGACGCGTGGGTCTGTGATTGAAGATAAGTTTCAAATTTCAAATCAATTTGGTGGAATTTCAAAGGATACATGGATCATTAGTGATGAAGTCAAAGAAGTACAAGAAGTTGTTGAGTTGCAAGACCAAGTAATTGAAGTCAAAAAGGCGAGTCATGTTTCTAGAAATATAGCGTTAACAAGTCGTAATGCTGAAAATTTGTTTTGGGTAGGACGTTTGTCTGAAAGAACAATGGTATTGACTGGTTTCTTAAAAATAATTTTTAGCCGTTTAAATGAAAACGTAAGTGCGCGTGGAAAAAAACAACCTGAATTTTTGATTGTATTGTTAAAAGCACTGACGCATTTGACACAATCGTATCCCGGTTTTGTGGGCGAAGATGGTGAAGAAGATGAAACGGTGTTCGAAAAACCGTTGGCAGAATTGTTATCCCTAATTAAAGATGTCAAGAAGGAAGGGTCAGTTACTTATAATGTGCAGTCATTATTGTATTCTGTAAATCATATTAGCGAAAAATGGAACTACGATACCAAACGAATTATTAGTTTGATAGAAGATAGTTTAACGAGCTTAAAAGCAGTAGATGCCAAAAATATTAATCGAACAACACACAATTTGCAAAAATTGTACATACGATTAATGGCTTTTTACGGAAATACGTACGAAACATTTCCTAGAGAGAATGGGTTTTTCCTTTTCGAATCAGGTAAAAATATAGAGCGATTTTTGTCCCTCATTTCGGTGATTCAAACCTTGTTTTGCTTTAAACGTAGCGAAGAGGTAGAACAGCTTTTACTAGAGTCAGTATTAGAGAATCATAATTTGTTGGCGCAGTACAGAAGCATGTATAAATCCCAAATTAATTTGGTAACAGTGATTAATATGTTGTTTTTAGAAAAAAAATCACCTTATACTTTGGCCTTTATATTGGATACCTTATCCTATAATATTGCGCAATTGCCAAAGAAATCTGAATTGAATCAATTATCTGTTGCAGAAAAAAATGTGCTTGAAGCAAGTACAATTATTAAATTGATTGATCCCGAAGAGCTTGTTCAAGCTGATGAATCCAATTACAGAGAGGCATTGGATGAGACAATCAAAAAGGTCTCTACTTTGATCTCGTCTGTAACAAGCGGACTTTCTAGTTTGTATTTTAACCATTCTGTGATGCAAATTTCATTTTTAGACACAGAAAAAATTGACTCTGATGAAGTATAA
- a CDS encoding transglutaminase-like domain-containing protein — protein MEFTLKSTIHYDVYSPTTFIFNIQVLNESQNQSILSESLQITPALPYKEFSLKGSKTRFIKLQANAFQPFKIEYQAHVAMQHTLIPKKKVSKNTSIFTLKNEIIPFLTPTRNCPSDKLMEFAFHLFGDLTTDLEKVTAINEWIYNSIEYVGGSSNANTTAYDTLNRKQGVCKDFAHLGIALCRALNIPARYFTCYASNLFPPDIHACFEAYLGKTWIVFDPTKLAELNQLVKIADGKDGSEIAVATLFGNAYCTNMTIECHQIDTHKEIIGLGTDFFISY, from the coding sequence ATGGAATTCACACTTAAATCAACAATTCATTACGATGTATATAGCCCCACGACCTTCATATTTAATATTCAAGTATTAAATGAAAGTCAAAACCAATCCATACTTTCAGAATCGTTGCAAATAACACCTGCTCTACCCTACAAAGAATTTAGTTTAAAGGGGTCGAAAACGCGTTTTATCAAATTACAAGCCAACGCTTTCCAACCTTTCAAAATCGAATATCAAGCCCATGTTGCAATGCAGCACACTCTTATTCCCAAGAAAAAAGTATCCAAAAACACCTCAATATTTACTTTAAAAAACGAAATAATTCCGTTTCTAACTCCTACTCGTAATTGTCCGTCGGATAAATTAATGGAATTTGCTTTTCATCTTTTCGGCGATCTTACTACCGATTTAGAAAAAGTGACTGCAATAAACGAATGGATTTATAACAGCATTGAATATGTTGGTGGTTCTTCCAATGCCAATACAACTGCTTATGACACCTTGAACCGCAAGCAAGGTGTTTGCAAAGATTTTGCGCATTTGGGCATTGCGCTTTGCCGTGCTTTGAACATACCTGCTCGCTATTTCACCTGTTATGCTAGTAATTTATTTCCGCCTGACATACATGCTTGTTTCGAGGCATATTTGGGCAAAACATGGATTGTCTTTGACCCTACCAAACTCGCAGAATTGAACCAATTGGTCAAAATAGCAGATGGAAAAGATGGCTCAGAAATTGCTGTAGCTACCCTGTTTGGTAATGCATATTGCACCAACATGACCATCGAATGTCATCAAATAGATACACATAAAGAAATTATTGGATTGGGAACAGATTTTTTCATATCGTATTGA